Genomic DNA from Salvia miltiorrhiza cultivar Shanhuang (shh) chromosome 1, IMPLAD_Smil_shh, whole genome shotgun sequence:
CAATTGTCTTATGCTCTGTCCTCTGAAATTGAATTCACATTTTGTTTTCAGTTCTTGTCATCTAACGCTTTCCAATTGAAGGAAAAAAAAGTTTTGATTTGCTTATGGGGTCTGGACGGAAGGGATTGCAGTTGTAAATGTTGGTACCTGTAGCTACTCAAATCTTTCAAACTTTAAATTCTACTATTTGTAAGtttttttttgtcaataatAATTTGTGAGTTTTAAGTCTAGCCCACTACTCACCATTTGGTGTTCCTTTTCATTCACAAAGTGTGAGATTAACGTACATGCACTTTTCCTTCTAAAAGAAaacaatttctttttcaagatTAGTCAAGAGTATCATTTCAAATAAAGTACGAGTCTCACCTTTTATATAACCGTgtgaaataattttattaaagataaattaagatataaaattaaaGGATGAAGAGAATATAATTTAATGATATATTTCCATTCATAAGAGTGAAAGTTAATACGAATTTAAATCTCTTCTCATTCCATAAGATAGTGACTAGTGAGGCATTGTTCACTTCAAACGATTAAGtataaaatgaatattttttaaattaaaaatctcaAGTTTGAATACAACTAACATCTTTGTAggttatatttaattttgtaagtATGATTTACTCATTTTGTATGGTttgtatattattatataaaaatgtgaATTTATTTAGTGCGCATCAAAAATAGCTATTGCGAATTTCATGGAAAAAAAGCAATATAATGAGATTTTAAAGCGTGAACTGTCTCGAAGTGAATGTGCTAGTCATGAAGAcggttaaaaaaaatagagtggATAAATAAagcataattttaaaattcaaatgaaAATGGATATAACCAAACATTCATTTGCTTCTTGCACGTGAGCTGGCGACAAATCATAGAGCAATCATTtcacaaataaattaatagaaggattaattatgttttgtgttttaaaatttttatatttttttataaaatatttttattttttattgtttcttcaAAAATCCctattttcactattttcttaaaaaaaatattcaacttTCGTTCTCTATTAAAATAccctcaattttaatatttttcaataaatatcACGTTATATAAAATTCAGCAATGAAATCATGAGTTTACTTCGCTAAATTTTTATGTGAAATGTTTGTTTCCACCTCATCTAATAAAACGACCTTATTCCACCTAATAATCTAATAAGATGACTCATCATTCCATCGTTTATAATGTGACATTGATTGAAAAAGGCTGAAAGTTGAGGatgttttttgaaaaaaaatgctGAAAATTGTAGTTTTTTAGTaatagaaaatgaaagtttGAGATATTTTATTAAGATAATTAAAGTTGGAAAATTTTGAAGACAAATATAAAAGTTGGGGatatttgagaaaaaaaataaaattgggaTATATTATATTACCTGACAAGCGGGTAAGGAATGGAGCATTGTGAGCCCTAAGCTGCCTCTTTCTATCTCATTAAACATGACTCATTTTTCGTTTTGAATCGAATgacttattttcataaaatgtactccttccgtcccaataataacgTCTCAAAAAAATGGGacacataaattaagaaaatatagataaagtAAATTTGAGACGTTATTATTAGGACGGAGATAGAAATACTTAACTTTTGAAAAATTACAGGCTTTAtcattttattcaatttatacattattcttaattttcaagtCGAAAAAAAGTAAGTCatgtttaatactccctccgtcccacgaatcttgttggtattcctttttgggtcgtcccacaaatcttgatgCATTTCTAAATATAGTAGTAACAATTAGCTAAAAAATAAGAGTTCttaaatatacttaattattaattttctactttattacctacacatttttattatattacatacacacttaaaacactaatctgaGACTTCtaaattttcgtgccgaaaataaatgcatcaagattcgtgaAACGGAGGAAGTAGGAAGGAAGAAGAGTATTTTAAGCATTGGAATTGGGTTCAAATTATTGATAGTATTATTGGGCTACTCAATTGGGCCTCGATGTCTAGATACGATACGACGAGCCTTATTCAACAGCCTggatttatataattattcattttgCAATCACGTTCAATAATTATTGGATAAGAATTTAGATTTTGTActttatacttatttatttatttgtgttgGTTCTGTAATTTCATTTAAGTTTCTAAAGTTTTATTTATACTAAAAACGATCgcttatttatattctattttatcTAAAAGAAGTAACCAATATGTCGAATGTGTATCTATAAGTTAAATTTGCCAGCTATTATATTGAATGTAggatttcaaatattttatagtattataaacatgttttaatatattttatcaaatgGTATTTTGGTTTACAGACTCATGATGAAATCATTAATATCTCGTAACTTTTGCAGATCCTCTAACAATATTTAGATTCAACTTCTTCTAGTGATctatcaaaatataaattgatATGCATtaaatactccattcgttctATCTCACTTAGTTTacgattatttaaaaaaaattataatacaaAAGAATGTGAATTCATATTTATtataatgaaattaattaattaattaattaaaaagaaaatagatcAAATTGAATGAGACAGAAAAAAAAGGTCAAATTAAGTTGATGGAGTATCATACTCCCCCTAAGTATTGGACACGagttaataaaattattgtaaaTAGAATAACATAAAATCTCTTGTATATCCAGGTTTACCGTACATCCTTATTGATCCGTACCTAAATTTTGACCCACATGCTAAACTAAATTCACATTTTgatccaaatcgtgtaaataatacaaatgacactgcttataattgacactatttgattattatataaatgacaatgtaatattttaaaatgttatagtgttatttataattttatagtgttatttaaaatattatagtgttatttataattttatagtgtcaattacatgaagtgtcatttatatttctgaacaGTATCAATTATACAtattgtcatttacaatgttatgatgtcatttatatgcattgttatttgtataataaaatagtatcaattacaagcagtgttatttgtataatcgaataatgACATTTACATGATTTGAGACAAGATGCGGGGCAAGATTTGGGTACGGATCAATTTGGGCGTACGGTACATTCGGATGTACCCAAAACCACCTCatagaataaaagtacaatttgtAAGGGTAGTATTCAtacaaaaaagtagaataaaaatacattattaattaaaaaaatactataataaaaatataatttataattaaatactatAAAAGAAAATGCATGATGTGATAacttaaaaagtaaaatatgactTTTTTTTGTAGATAGGTGTGATTTGAAAAATCATGCaccatatatataattatacaaTATTTGTTATATACATATGGAAGTTTTTTACTTGACAAAATTTTATTTGAGATTtctattatttctctctcttcttgagATTTCTATTTTCGGTAAATCACAAGTGCAACAAATTCAAAACTCGAATcatatgaataaatataaaattggaAAAATACAAATGCAGTAAGCAGATAGAAAACTGAGGCTAAGCTGTATGCAATTTATTCCCATCAAAAACATTTTTCGTTTACCCGCCCaatattaaaaatcaaaatcgccgccgtgccgccgtaCTATAAccgccgctgccgctgctgccgccaTGGaagacgatgaccagagagtcgtAGATCTGGTCAAAGAACTAGTGCAACGCTTACTCTACACTTCTAACCCTCAAAACCCTAGCGCCTCCGCTCCTACCCAGCAAGATTACAATCAAGCCGTGAAATACTCGCTCCGGATACTATCCAGCCGCATGACGCCGTCCATTGCGGTGGACGATGCCGCCATGGCGGAATCTATCAAGAGGCGTCTTGCCACAGCCGGTAAGTCCTCCGAAGCCCTAACATTTGCCGATCTGTACGCGAAATTTTCTTTGAAAAATGGGCTGGGAAGCGTGAAGAATAAGTGGGCTGTGCTGTACATGCTGAAGACTATATCGGAGGATCGGAAAATTCGGAAAAACCAGTTTCCTAATATGATTTCTAACGGATTTTTAGATTCTGCTTTGGCCGGCGGGTTACCCGCATTGTATGAGAGTGATGTTCATGGTAGTAGTTCTGGGGGTTATGGGAAATTGAATAAGAATTCGAAGGTTGGAGGGATTAGCAACGGTTTCGATGGTTTGAGGGGTTCGTCTGACTCTGTTAggaattttaggggtttgagtAACTTGGAGAGTGATCGATGTGAAAAGATTTTAGGTGCTAATTTGGATAGCTTTAGTAGTTTGACTGAAAATATGAAGAAACTGAAGGGAGGTGATAATTCCAGGGGGTTAAATGCAAGAGAGCATTTGGAGAAACAATTTGGTGGAGGCATGTTGTTAGTATCCAAGGACCCTGAAAATATTCGGGATATGGCATATAGGGAGTTTGTGGACTTGATAAAGGAGGAAAATGAGGTTACCGAAGTGGTTTTGGTGAGAGATGTTCTGTATGCGTGTCAAGGGATTGATGGGAAGTATGTGAAATTTGATGAGAAGGTTGATGCATATGTGCTGCCGGAGTTTGTTAAGGTGCAGAGAGCTACTAGAATTATGGTCCGGAAGCTCTGTGAACTTGGTTGGCTTTTTAGGAAAGTGAAGGGGTATATAACAGATAGTATGGATAGGTATCCAGCTGAAGATGTTGGGACTGTTGGACAGGCTTTCTGTGCTGCATTGCAAGATGAATTATCAGATTATTATAAGTTATTGGCTGTGCTTGAAGCACAAGCAATGAATCCGATTCCGTTagtttcagaaaatgcaagCTCTGGTAATTATCTTTCATTGAGAAGGCTGTCAGTTTGGTTTACTGAGCCCATGGTGAAGATGAAGCTTATGGCTGTTTTAGTTGATAGCTGTAAGGTCTTAAAAGGTGGTGCCATGGCTGGGGCTATTCATATGCATGCTCAACACGGTGATCCTCTTGTGAATGATTTTATGAACAGGTTACTCCGTAGGGTGTGTTCCCCGCTCTTTGAAATGGTTAGGAGTTGGGTTTTGGAGGGGGAGCTGGAGGATATCTTCGCAGAGTTTTTTGTCTTAGGTCAACCAGTAAAAGCAGAATCTCTTTGGAGAGAAGGTTATCGTCTCCATGCAGCAATGCTTCCTACTTTCATTTCTCAGTCCCTTGCTCAGCGCATCTTAAGGACAGGGAAGTCAATTAATTTCCTTCGAGTTTGTTGTGATGATCAAGGTTGGGCTGATGCCGCCACTgaagctgcagctgcagctgggACCAGTACCAggagaggtggtcttgggtacggTGAGACTGATGCTCTTGAATCGTTGGTTACTGAAGCAGCAAAATGGATAGATAGGCATTTGTTGGATGTAATGTTTAAACAGTATAAGTTCAAGGAACATTGCCTTGCAATCAAGAGATATTTACTTCTTGGGCAAGGTGATTTTGTTCAGTACCTAATGGATATTGTTGGTCCAGATCTGTCTGAGGCTGCCAATACCATAAGCTCATTCAAGCTAGCTGGATTACTGGAAAGTGCAATTAGATCATCAAATGCCCAATATGATGACCCTGATATACTTGATAGGTTAAGGGTGAAAATGATGCCGCATAACACAGGGGATAGAGGCTGGGATGTGTTTTCTTTGGAATATGATGCTAGAGTTCCCTTGAATACTGTTTTCACAGAATCTGTTATGTCTAGGTATCTGAGAATTTTTAACTTTTTGTGGAAGCTTAGAAGGGTAGAGCACGCACTGATTGGTGTTTGGAAAATGATGAAACCGAATTGTGTTACTTCTCGGTTCTTTTCTAAATTGCCACAGGCTGTTAAATTGCAGTTGATATTGACATCAAGGAAGTGCCAAGTTCTCTGGGGTGAGATGAATCATTTTGTTTCAAATCTACAGTACTATATAATGTTTGAAGTCTTGGAGGAGTCATGGTCTGATTTCTCAAAGGAATTGGAAGCAGCTAAAGATCTTGATGACCTACTTGGAGCACATGAGAAGTACCTTCATTCGATTGTTGAAAAGTCTCTCCTTGGTGAACGGTCCCAAAATCTTAACAAGACACTCTTTGTTCTATTTGATCTCATATTGCGCTTCCGAAGTCATGCAGATCGTCTCTATGAAGGCATATATGAGCTGCAATCAAGGTATTGATTTTCTCCTGTACCGTACTTTTCGCTATGAAAATAATAGgatatgaaattgaaaaaaaaaaaaaaatcctcttTGCTGATTCTAGCTATTTATGACAAAAATGTAGAACGGCGGACTCTACTTCTCGTGCTAAAGTGGGAGTGAAGAATGTTCCTAGTAACAAAACATCAGACCAGGGTCCATGGTTGGGTGAAGGCAGGAAAGACATAACAAGACGTGCTAGGGAATTTCTCCAAAACATGGCACAAGACTTGGATGCTCTTGCAAAGGAGTATTCAACTGTTTTTGAGGGTTTTATTTCTCAATTGCCCATACAACAACATGTTGACTTGAAGTTCCTTATGTTTCGGTTAGACTTCACTGAGTTTTACAGCCAGTTGAGACCCAGCAAAGGCGAGAAGCTTTTGTTTTAGTATCTGACTTTAAGAAAATGCTGAAGAGATTTCAGATTATCTTACGCCCGTTTGAGTCTATCTTTGCACTTATGAACCAATGCTCTCCCTTGTGCTAGTTTACATTGGCATTGCTTGTACAGTGTTGCCTTTAGGTGTGTATGATAAATCTTCAAATGTGCTTGTCCTAGATGTCTtggtttattgttttcttttctctttttctttttttatggtTCTGCAAGCCTAATGTTAGATGGGCTTGTAGGCCTATACCTTTGTTTTAGGGTGGTAGAAGAAAGCTGTAATTGGtgattgcttttttttttttttttttttttcattctccAATTATATTTGTGTCAATTATTGTCACATTGCATCCTTGTATTGGTTTGCTGATAAAAAGTGGATGATTTGTTTTGTGTTCCTATCAATTCTCCCTTTGCCTTTACAGAACTACCTCTATGATAATCCTTGAAAGCTTTCATTCTATTCTTCTCCTTTCGCCTCTGTGTGTGTTAACCACTTGAATATCCTTGCACCTTGAGGATGCGAGAATTGGGATGATATATGTAATTGAGGGAATTGTTTCAGCATGAATGCTCTTCCCATATCTGCATCAGAAATGATAAATTGCACAGATGATAACATAATTACCAGCAAAGGTTGGCCATCGAAGGCCGGTTCTGAAAATCAACAGCCCTACTGGCTCGGAATGAGGTGTGATCGATCTGAAAAGTAGCGGCGCCAAAACCTCCACCTTCACCACAACTGTTCAACTTCAGTGTTCTTGATACTCACACTAttctccctcaaaaaaaaagatACTCACACTATTCAGTGTTCTTTTTGGGAATAATTGTGTATTGGCAACTTATCCATATTGGAAAATATTTTGATAGCTCTTTATGTTGTTCTCTATACATCCGTTTTACCTAATTTATTGGCGGCAAAATAGTACATTCATTCTGATTATGTTTCAAAATTTGCAGCATAACGTTTGTGATCAAGCACGAATCGGAAATTGAGGCCTTGAGCAGCCAGATTTCACTTGATGGATCACTAAAGCAACAAAAATTGCACAAAGGTTCTGAGATATTGCTAATCATGATTGCATTTGACTGATGGTTCTTTAACACTGTATTTGCATTAGTAGACGCATGAAGCAAAAAGCTTTCTAAGATcaacaattgaaagaactgcCACCAAACATAACAAAAAGTGGCAGTGACATCCTTCATCTCTACCATCACCCCAAGTTCAAAGAACAACAGAAAAATGGCCTCCATTCATTTTGAGTAGTCGATTTTCATGTACATCCATCTCACAGACACTTCAAATTAGGGAGATCTGAGAGTGTTTTTGGGTGCACTTATCCAAGGAGAACCCGCTATTGCAAATCTCCACAGTGCAGTAACATGCTCCGGTGAAGCATACTCGATCCCAACTCGTGGCCCCACAAGTATCTTTTCTGGCTCTGGTCCATCTAAGAGTTCCAGACCACCTATGCATCCCATTCTCATCAAATCATACACAATTTTGCTACTTCATTCAACAATTTAGGATAACATTAACATACCTGGTGAGAAAAGAGGATGGTTCGACCACTCTGTTGAAATCCCTAATGCTTGGCCAACCTAGAAGAAAGCTTTAAATGGAATGTAAGAGTTTGTTTTCCCCCAATTATTCGGGCTTCTTCAACATCAACACGAATAATGTGGATGCCAATTTAGGATGATACTTCACCTTTCCAGGTCCAGCTAGAAGAACAGGCTTCTCAGACTTCAAACCACGCCGCTGCTGAACGGTTTCCAGTCCTTAAAATAACAATAGGGAACCTTGTAATAATCAATATTCACATCATATATCTATAGCCAAGCTATCACTAATCCAACCAATGCAATCAACATGTTTGCATGTGGACTTCTCGTAGTTGAATACTACAATAGAACAAGAGCATTCTTTTAGCCCCTCCCAAAAATGTTCACTTATTTCTTAGCTAA
This window encodes:
- the LOC131000516 gene encoding gamma-tubulin complex component 3, which codes for MEDDDQRVVDLVKELVQRLLYTSNPQNPSASAPTQQDYNQAVKYSLRILSSRMTPSIAVDDAAMAESIKRRLATAGKSSEALTFADLYAKFSLKNGLGSVKNKWAVLYMLKTISEDRKIRKNQFPNMISNGFLDSALAGGLPALYESDVHGSSSGGYGKLNKNSKVGGISNGFDGLRGSSDSVRNFRGLSNLESDRCEKILGANLDSFSSLTENMKKLKGGDNSRGLNAREHLEKQFGGGMLLVSKDPENIRDMAYREFVDLIKEENEVTEVVLVRDVLYACQGIDGKYVKFDEKVDAYVLPEFVKVQRATRIMVRKLCELGWLFRKVKGYITDSMDRYPAEDVGTVGQAFCAALQDELSDYYKLLAVLEAQAMNPIPLVSENASSGNYLSLRRLSVWFTEPMVKMKLMAVLVDSCKVLKGGAMAGAIHMHAQHGDPLVNDFMNRLLRRVCSPLFEMVRSWVLEGELEDIFAEFFVLGQPVKAESLWREGYRLHAAMLPTFISQSLAQRILRTGKSINFLRVCCDDQGWADAATEAAAAAGTSTRRGGLGYGETDALESLVTEAAKWIDRHLLDVMFKQYKFKEHCLAIKRYLLLGQGDFVQYLMDIVGPDLSEAANTISSFKLAGLLESAIRSSNAQYDDPDILDRLRVKMMPHNTGDRGWDVFSLEYDARVPLNTVFTESVMSRYLRIFNFLWKLRRVEHALIGVWKMMKPNCVTSRFFSKLPQAVKLQLILTSRKCQVLWGEMNHFVSNLQYYIMFEVLEESWSDFSKELEAAKDLDDLLGAHEKYLHSIVEKSLLGERSQNLNKTLFVLFDLILRFRSHADRLYEGIYELQSRTADSTSRAKVGVKNVPSNKTSDQGPWLGEGRKDITRRAREFLQNMAQDLDALAKEYSTVFEGFISQLPIQQHVDLKFLMFRLDFTEFYSQLRPSKGEKLLF